The following coding sequences are from one Candidatus Zixiibacteriota bacterium window:
- a CDS encoding DMT family transporter has product MRTADTVRLVILAAIWGGSFIFMRVLAPVLGPVLTADLRVLIAGIALLIYFRAIKLDLEWRQYWKQYILIGALNSALPFFLFSFAALHIPASLSVILNSTAPFFGALFAAMLLGERFTFKKLAGLVIGAIGVMMVVKLGSVTPGPMFALAVLACIGATVCYGFVATYIKRFGTSIKPMAVAGASQLTAGLLLLPAVPFSPLRGEITPTIVAGVIVFALLCSAVAYLLYFRLVVDAGPTKALTVTFLMPAFGMLWGAMFLNELITPTMVAGTALILLGTGLVLNVLKWRAPAVESVRN; this is encoded by the coding sequence ATGCGAACCGCTGACACCGTCCGGCTGGTGATCCTGGCGGCCATCTGGGGCGGCTCGTTTATTTTCATGCGAGTCCTCGCGCCCGTACTTGGTCCGGTTTTGACCGCGGACCTTCGGGTGCTGATTGCCGGTATCGCTCTTCTGATATATTTCCGTGCCATCAAGTTAGACCTGGAATGGCGGCAGTACTGGAAGCAGTACATTCTGATAGGCGCCCTCAACTCGGCCTTGCCGTTTTTCTTGTTCTCGTTTGCGGCTCTGCATATCCCGGCTTCGCTCTCGGTCATATTGAACTCCACGGCACCGTTCTTCGGAGCGCTGTTCGCTGCCATGCTGCTTGGCGAGCGATTCACGTTCAAAAAACTGGCCGGGCTGGTTATCGGAGCGATCGGCGTAATGATGGTGGTCAAGCTCGGCTCGGTGACTCCGGGTCCGATGTTCGCGCTGGCGGTGCTGGCCTGTATCGGGGCCACTGTTTGCTACGGTTTTGTCGCCACCTATATCAAGAGATTTGGCACGAGTATAAAACCGATGGCCGTCGCCGGGGCCAGCCAGTTAACAGCCGGGCTGCTGCTCCTTCCGGCCGTGCCATTTTCGCCTCTGCGCGGGGAGATCACGCCGACGATTGTCGCCGGAGTGATCGTCTTCGCGCTCTTGTGCAGTGCTGTCGCATACTTGCTTTATTTCCGGCTCGTCGTAGACGCGGGTCCCACCAAGGCTCTGACAGTCACATTTCTGATGCCCGCATTCGGCATGCTGTGGGGGGCGATGTTTCTTAACGAACTGATCACACCAACGATGGTGGCCGGCACCGCGTTGATCCTGCTCGGCACCGGCTTGGTGCTAAATGTCCTGAAGTGGCGGGCTCCCGCCGTTGAAAGCGTCAGAAACTGA
- a CDS encoding trifunctional transcriptional activator/DNA repair protein Ada/methylated-DNA--[protein]-cysteine S-methyltransferase — protein MSKLPSPDIMYQALLNRDSAYEVVFYVGVRTTGIFCRPTCAARKPKQGNIEFFPSQQEALFAGYRPCSRCHPMERDKRPPELVKQLADAVDESPVRRIRDAELRARGIDPSTARRQFQRYYGMTFQAYHRARRMGLALRDIRKGESVIGAQIDHGFESASGFYDAFKQLFGMPPSRAKGIRCLYARWIDTPLGAMLALADDAGLHLLEFVDRRGLENEIVRLRKQTGAYIVPGEHRYLDQIGDEVKAYYEGRSLSFSLALVTSGSEFETAVWENLQRIPPGCTWSYAELARKVGRSSAVRAVGRANGQNRLAIVIPCHRVIRSDGSLCGYGGGIWRKQWLLDHEKHVMAQSANQSLTQGASVTGSQGQHANR, from the coding sequence GTGAGCAAGCTGCCATCGCCTGACATCATGTATCAGGCGCTGTTGAATCGAGACAGCGCCTATGAGGTCGTATTCTATGTGGGGGTCCGAACCACCGGCATTTTTTGCAGGCCGACCTGCGCCGCCCGTAAACCAAAGCAGGGGAATATCGAGTTTTTCCCGTCGCAGCAGGAGGCGCTTTTCGCCGGGTACCGCCCCTGTTCGCGATGCCATCCGATGGAGCGAGACAAACGTCCGCCCGAACTGGTCAAGCAGCTGGCTGACGCGGTCGATGAGTCACCAGTTCGGCGGATTCGCGATGCGGAACTTCGCGCCAGGGGAATCGATCCCTCGACCGCACGCCGTCAGTTCCAGCGTTACTACGGTATGACTTTTCAGGCGTATCATCGTGCCCGTCGCATGGGACTGGCGCTGCGGGACATTCGGAAGGGCGAGAGTGTCATCGGCGCGCAGATCGACCACGGCTTCGAATCGGCCTCCGGTTTTTATGATGCGTTCAAGCAACTTTTCGGAATGCCGCCAAGTCGCGCCAAGGGGATTCGATGCCTGTATGCCCGATGGATTGACACACCCCTCGGGGCCATGCTGGCACTGGCCGATGATGCCGGCCTTCACCTGCTCGAATTTGTCGACCGACGGGGACTGGAGAACGAGATTGTCCGCCTGAGAAAACAGACCGGCGCCTATATCGTGCCGGGAGAACATCGGTATCTTGATCAGATAGGGGACGAAGTGAAGGCGTACTATGAGGGGAGGTCGCTGAGCTTCTCACTCGCGCTCGTGACTTCCGGTTCGGAATTCGAGACGGCCGTCTGGGAGAATCTGCAGCGGATCCCGCCGGGGTGTACCTGGTCCTACGCCGAACTTGCCCGCAAGGTTGGCCGTTCGAGTGCCGTACGGGCGGTTGGTCGTGCCAATGGACAGAATCGGCTCGCCATTGTCATCCCGTGTCATCGGGTGATTCGTTCCGACGGCAGCCTGTGCGGTTATGGCGGCGGCATCTGGCGGAAGCAATGGCTGCTTGACCACGAGAAGCACGTGATGGCTCAGTCGGCAAACCAGAGCCTGACGCAAGGTGCTTCAGTAACCGGGTCCCAAGGTCAGCATGCGAACCGCTGA
- a CDS encoding DinB family protein, with the protein MFKTIAEFEQDWGHESSETQKMMNALTDASLSQSVAKDHRTLGRMAWHITTTYAEMMSQTGMKFTSVDPEAPVPKTAAEIQKAYAAVTKELGDNLKRHWADASLETEDTMYGAYKWKRSFTLSVLIRHEIHHRGQMTVLMRQAGLKVPGVYGPSMEEWAGRGMNPPTV; encoded by the coding sequence ATGTTCAAGACGATCGCCGAGTTTGAACAGGACTGGGGACACGAATCGAGCGAGACTCAGAAAATGATGAACGCGCTCACCGATGCCTCCCTGTCCCAAAGCGTGGCCAAGGACCATCGGACCCTTGGCCGCATGGCCTGGCATATCACAACGACGTATGCCGAGATGATGTCGCAGACCGGGATGAAATTCACGAGTGTTGATCCAGAGGCTCCGGTGCCGAAGACTGCCGCCGAGATCCAGAAGGCTTACGCCGCGGTAACAAAAGAGTTGGGCGACAATCTCAAGCGCCACTGGGCCGATGCCTCGCTGGAGACCGAGGACACCATGTACGGCGCATATAAATGGAAACGGAGTTTCACGCTGAGCGTACTGATCCGTCACGAGATTCACCACCGCGGGCAGATGACCGTACTGATGCGGCAGGCAGGGCTCAAAGTGCCGGGCGTGTATGGACCATCGATGGAGGAATGGGCCGGCAGGGGGATGAACCCGCCGACGGTTTGA